One window from the genome of Alkalihalobacillus sp. LMS6 encodes:
- a CDS encoding GNAT family N-acetyltransferase, translating to MNPILIDLPEQFETARLQIRVPKPGDGEFVHQAIEASRHELKAWLPFARKERTVEEVEQDLRESYAKFLLREDIRMLLFEKRSSEFVGTSGLHQLDWTVPKCEVGYWIDSRKSGQGYITEAVNGLAGYAFEHIKAKRVYIRCDPMNLKSSLVAERAGFQLEGILKHDEWSVDGTTLTDTAIYAKTKK from the coding sequence ATGAATCCGATATTGATCGATTTACCGGAACAATTTGAAACTGCACGACTGCAAATACGCGTTCCAAAGCCTGGCGACGGCGAATTCGTACATCAAGCAATTGAAGCATCAAGACACGAGTTAAAAGCGTGGCTTCCGTTTGCTCGCAAAGAACGAACGGTAGAAGAGGTTGAGCAAGATTTACGAGAGTCCTACGCAAAATTTTTATTACGAGAAGATATCCGGATGCTTCTTTTTGAGAAAAGAAGTAGCGAATTTGTTGGTACTTCGGGCTTACATCAATTAGATTGGACCGTTCCTAAATGCGAAGTCGGTTATTGGATTGATTCACGAAAAAGTGGACAAGGGTATATAACAGAAGCAGTGAATGGGCTTGCAGGCTATGCATTTGAACATATAAAAGCAAAAAGAGTGTATATTCGCTGTGACCCAATGAATCTGAAAAGTAGTTTAGTTGCTGAGCGAGCAGGATTTCAACTTGAAGGAATTTTGAAACATGACGAGTGGTCTGTGGATGGGACAACATTAACGGATACAGCAATTTATGCCAAAACAAAAAAATAG
- the ligA gene encoding NAD-dependent DNA ligase LigA, with protein MDKQQAEGKINELKQQLEDYGYHYYVLDQPKVPDAEYDRLLQDLVQLEEQFPELASEDSPTMRIGGAPASAFKKVAHRVPMMSLSNAFSADDLRSFDRRVRQAVGDDVSYVCELKFDGLAVSLTYENGLLVRGATRGDGTTGEEITGNLRTVPSIPLRLKKPVSIEVRGEAYMPKQSFEKLNEVREEAGEEKFANPRNAAAGSLRQLDPKIAAKRNLAMFAYSIGELSGKTLTTHYQGLSFLDELGFKVSKEATTCQTIDEVISFTEKWVENRHELPYEIDGIVIKVNSLEQHEALGFTAKSPRWATAFKFPAEEVVTTLHDIELNVGRTGVVTPTAILEPVVVAGTTVKRASLHNEDLIREKDVKLGDTVIVKKAGDIIPEVVGVLTEKRTGDEIDFHMPTECPECSSQLDRIEGEVALRCLNPKCPAQIREGLIHFVSRNAMNIDGLGEKVISQLFSHELIADVADLYTLNRDELLQLERMGEKSVDNLLDALQTSKENSLERLLFGLGIRFVGAKAAKTLAIEFDTMDKLRQASANELINVNEIGEKMADSIASYFEKPEVDELLGKLKKANVNMHYTGVKPTENDVKVNSPFSGKTIVLTGKLHHWNRKEAQEKIEALGGMVTGSVSKKTDLVIAGEDAGSKQKKAESLGIDIWTEEQFVQTMEDLD; from the coding sequence ATGGACAAGCAACAAGCTGAGGGCAAGATCAATGAATTGAAACAGCAGTTAGAGGATTATGGGTATCATTATTACGTCCTTGATCAACCGAAAGTACCGGACGCAGAGTACGATCGATTGCTTCAGGATCTTGTTCAACTCGAAGAACAATTTCCTGAACTCGCATCAGAAGATTCTCCAACCATGCGTATTGGTGGAGCTCCTGCTTCGGCATTTAAAAAAGTTGCCCATCGTGTTCCGATGATGAGCTTGTCTAATGCCTTTTCAGCTGACGATTTAAGAAGTTTTGATCGCCGTGTACGTCAAGCAGTCGGTGATGATGTCTCGTATGTGTGCGAGTTAAAGTTTGACGGGCTAGCTGTCTCCTTAACATATGAAAATGGGCTGTTAGTCCGTGGTGCAACGAGAGGGGACGGAACAACCGGTGAAGAGATTACAGGTAACCTCCGCACCGTTCCGTCGATTCCGCTCCGACTAAAAAAGCCAGTTTCGATTGAAGTTCGTGGAGAGGCGTATATGCCGAAACAATCATTTGAAAAGCTTAATGAAGTGCGAGAAGAAGCGGGGGAAGAAAAGTTTGCCAACCCGCGAAATGCCGCTGCTGGCTCGTTAAGACAGCTTGATCCGAAAATCGCTGCGAAACGAAACCTGGCAATGTTCGCTTATTCAATTGGGGAGTTAAGTGGGAAAACTTTAACAACCCATTATCAAGGCCTATCTTTTTTAGATGAGCTTGGTTTTAAAGTAAGTAAGGAAGCGACAACATGTCAAACGATCGACGAAGTCATTTCATTTACCGAAAAATGGGTTGAAAACCGACATGAGCTCCCATATGAAATTGACGGGATTGTCATTAAAGTAAACAGCTTAGAACAGCACGAAGCATTAGGATTTACAGCTAAGAGTCCACGCTGGGCAACAGCATTTAAATTTCCGGCTGAAGAAGTGGTGACAACTTTGCACGACATAGAACTAAATGTTGGTCGTACGGGTGTGGTCACACCAACCGCAATTCTTGAGCCTGTAGTAGTGGCAGGAACAACGGTGAAACGCGCATCTTTACACAATGAAGACTTAATACGTGAAAAAGATGTGAAGTTAGGGGATACCGTCATTGTGAAAAAAGCGGGCGATATTATTCCTGAAGTTGTTGGTGTTCTGACTGAAAAACGAACAGGTGACGAAATTGATTTTCACATGCCAACTGAGTGCCCGGAGTGTTCCAGTCAGCTGGATCGAATTGAGGGAGAGGTGGCGCTTCGCTGTTTGAATCCAAAATGTCCAGCGCAGATTCGTGAAGGCTTAATTCATTTTGTCTCGCGTAACGCCATGAATATTGATGGATTAGGCGAAAAAGTAATTAGTCAGCTATTTAGCCATGAATTAATTGCCGATGTTGCTGATTTATATACATTGAATCGGGATGAACTACTCCAGTTAGAGCGTATGGGTGAAAAGTCCGTCGACAATTTGCTTGATGCGCTTCAAACATCAAAGGAAAACTCTCTTGAGCGCTTGTTATTCGGTTTAGGCATTCGTTTTGTTGGGGCAAAAGCCGCAAAGACATTGGCGATCGAATTTGATACAATGGACAAGCTGCGTCAAGCGTCAGCTAATGAATTAATAAATGTGAATGAAATTGGCGAAAAAATGGCTGATTCCATCGCATCCTATTTTGAAAAGCCTGAAGTTGATGAGCTTTTAGGGAAGCTGAAAAAAGCGAACGTAAACATGCATTATACAGGTGTAAAGCCTACTGAAAATGATGTAAAAGTGAATTCGCCATTTTCCGGAAAGACGATCGTATTAACAGGAAAACTCCATCATTGGAATCGTAAAGAAGCACAAGAGAAAATTGAAGCACTAGGTGGAATGGTTACAGGAAGTGTTAGTAAAAAAACAGACTTAGTGATTGCAGGTGAAGATGCTGGCTCCAAGCAAAAAAAGGCGGAGAGTCTTGGCATTGATATTTGGACAGAAGAGCAGTTTGTTCAGACGATGGAAGATTTAGATTGA
- a CDS encoding ABC transporter ATP-binding protein, with the protein MSRLSTKQLSIGYEKREIVHDLHLHIPDGQITTIIGPNGCGKSTILKTIARILQASKGAVYLDGKSIHKQSTKEIAKKMAVLPQSPEAPSGLTVEELVAYGRYPHQKGFGQLTGYDREIIEWALEQTNMAEFADRSIDALSGGQRQRVWIAMALAQETDILLLDEPTTYLDLAHQLEVLQVLERLNQEQKRTIVMVIHDLNHAARFADYMVSIRAGKIVKEGAPEDVMNAEVLRDVFQIDASIVTDPRTGKPVCLTYDLLRQEESERIPAYA; encoded by the coding sequence TTGTCACGTTTATCAACAAAGCAGCTATCCATTGGTTACGAAAAAAGAGAGATTGTTCATGATTTACATCTTCATATACCAGATGGTCAAATCACAACCATTATTGGACCGAATGGATGCGGGAAGTCTACGATTTTAAAAACGATTGCTCGGATTTTACAAGCTTCAAAAGGTGCCGTGTATTTAGACGGAAAATCGATTCATAAACAATCGACTAAAGAAATTGCGAAAAAGATGGCTGTTTTGCCACAGTCACCTGAAGCGCCAAGCGGGTTAACTGTCGAAGAATTGGTTGCCTATGGTCGATATCCACATCAAAAGGGATTTGGTCAGTTAACCGGTTATGATCGGGAAATCATCGAGTGGGCATTAGAACAAACGAATATGGCTGAATTTGCTGACCGATCCATCGATGCTCTCTCAGGTGGTCAACGCCAACGAGTTTGGATTGCGATGGCACTAGCACAAGAAACGGATATTTTACTGTTAGATGAACCGACGACTTATTTGGATCTTGCTCACCAGCTAGAAGTGTTGCAAGTGCTCGAGCGCTTGAACCAAGAACAGAAACGTACCATCGTGATGGTCATTCATGATTTGAACCATGCTGCGCGTTTTGCTGATTATATGGTGAGTATTCGAGCAGGCAAAATTGTAAAAGAAGGTGCTCCTGAAGATGTGATGAATGCAGAAGTGTTACGTGATGTCTTTCAAATTGATGCGAGTATCGTAACAGATCCACGAACAGGAAAGCCGGTTTGCTTAACATACGATTTACTTCGACAGGAAGAGAGCGAACGAATTCCTGCATATGCATAA
- a CDS encoding heptaprenylglyceryl phosphate synthase: MKNINEWSHVFKIDPNKELTAEELERLCESGTDAVIIGGTDGVTLDNTLALLVQIRRFPITVALEVSNLESITPGFDYYLIPTVLNSQQTEWVIGQHHQAMKEYGELIDWDTFIPEGYCVLNAEAKVAELTNAKTSLSIDDISAYARLAEKMLHLPFFYLEYSGTKGSLDVVKEVSRVLSSTKLIYGGGIQTAEEAKEYAAYSDVVVVGNAIYTHFKEALKTVEAVKGGAS, encoded by the coding sequence ATGAAAAATATAAATGAATGGTCGCATGTATTTAAGATTGATCCAAATAAAGAATTAACCGCTGAGGAACTGGAACGTTTATGTGAATCGGGGACTGATGCGGTTATTATTGGTGGAACAGATGGTGTGACGTTAGATAATACATTAGCGCTCTTAGTACAAATTAGACGCTTTCCCATTACAGTGGCTCTTGAAGTGTCAAACCTTGAATCAATTACACCAGGCTTTGATTATTACCTCATTCCAACGGTGTTAAATAGTCAACAAACAGAATGGGTGATCGGGCAGCATCACCAAGCGATGAAAGAATACGGAGAACTTATAGATTGGGACACCTTTATCCCTGAAGGGTATTGCGTGTTAAATGCGGAAGCAAAAGTGGCCGAGCTTACAAACGCAAAAACATCGCTGTCGATAGATGATATAAGTGCCTATGCAAGACTGGCTGAAAAGATGTTACACTTACCTTTCTTTTATTTAGAGTACAGCGGGACAAAAGGTTCACTTGATGTGGTAAAAGAAGTGAGCAGAGTCTTATCTTCCACGAAACTTATTTATGGTGGTGGCATTCAAACGGCGGAAGAGGCAAAAGAATACGCTGCATATTCAGATGTGGTAGTCGTTGGGAATGCTATATACACACATTTTAAAGAAGCGTTAAAAACAGTAGAAGCAGTAAAAGGTGGTGCGTCATAG
- the pcrA gene encoding DNA helicase PcrA, translating into MQDTIIERMLEGLNPEQRKAVVHTDGPVLLMAGAGSGKTRVLTHRISYLLRHNQTPPWAVLALTFTNKAAREMKDRVAQLVGPIAEDIWISTFHSMCVRILRRDIDRIGYSRNFSILDSGDQLSVIKQILKAQNIDSKKFDPKAILGIISSAKNELKSAKAFAKTAEGMFDQVAADVYMEFEKRLKVNNALDFDDLIMKTIELFNDVPEVLEFYQRKFQYIHVDEYQDTNKAQYKLIKLMGDRLQNICVVGDSDQSIYKWRGADIQNILSFEKDYPDATVIMLEQNYRSTKTILQAANQVIGNNGNRKPKNLWTENDQGEKIAVYEAASEHAEAQFVVEKIKETAVKDSSFSYSDVAVLYRTNAQSRIIEEFFIKSNLEYNIVGGTKFYDRKEIKDVLAYLRLVSNPEDDISLARIVNVPKRGIGATTVDKIAAYATQNGLSMYRALSEIDHIGVTARAKTKLVEFRDQVSNWVQQQDYLSVTELVEELLEKVGYREMLKAEQSIEAQSRLENIDEFISVTQEFEKRSEEKDLVSFLTDLALVADIDQLDDDQAEAPKEAITLMTLHSAKGLEFPYVFLIGMEEGIFPHNRSLFDDDEMEEERRLAYVGITRAEKELYLTSAKMRTLYGRTNTNAPSRFIAEIPDDCTIEHGVPAWGSQRASVGSAASLAAKRTSTSPMSSRMTNTGGEGFEWAVGDKASHKKWGVGTVVSIKGDGDSVELDIAFTPPTGIKRLFAKFAPISKV; encoded by the coding sequence ATGCAAGACACGATTATTGAACGAATGTTAGAAGGATTGAATCCGGAACAGCGAAAAGCGGTTGTTCATACAGATGGTCCAGTCTTACTCATGGCAGGAGCTGGTAGTGGAAAAACCCGAGTGTTGACCCACCGCATTAGTTATTTATTACGACACAACCAAACGCCTCCTTGGGCAGTCCTAGCACTTACATTTACAAATAAAGCTGCTCGAGAAATGAAAGACCGAGTTGCTCAATTAGTAGGGCCAATCGCTGAAGATATTTGGATCTCAACGTTTCACTCTATGTGTGTACGTATCTTACGTCGAGATATTGACCGCATAGGATACAGTCGTAATTTTTCGATTCTCGATTCAGGCGATCAGTTATCCGTTATTAAACAAATCTTGAAAGCACAAAACATCGATTCAAAAAAGTTTGATCCGAAAGCCATTCTTGGTATCATTTCAAGCGCAAAAAACGAATTAAAGTCGGCAAAAGCATTTGCGAAGACGGCTGAAGGAATGTTTGATCAAGTCGCAGCCGACGTATACATGGAATTTGAAAAACGGTTAAAAGTAAACAATGCGTTAGACTTTGATGATTTAATTATGAAGACAATTGAATTATTTAATGATGTGCCGGAAGTCCTCGAATTTTACCAACGTAAATTCCAATATATTCATGTTGATGAGTATCAAGATACGAACAAAGCACAGTATAAATTGATTAAGTTGATGGGCGATCGTCTGCAAAACATTTGTGTAGTTGGGGATTCAGATCAATCTATTTACAAATGGCGTGGCGCAGATATCCAAAATATCCTCTCGTTTGAAAAAGATTACCCGGATGCAACCGTTATTATGCTTGAGCAGAACTACCGCTCAACAAAGACGATCTTACAAGCCGCAAACCAAGTCATTGGCAATAACGGCAACCGTAAACCTAAAAATTTATGGACGGAAAACGATCAAGGCGAAAAAATTGCTGTATACGAAGCGGCATCCGAACATGCAGAAGCTCAGTTTGTTGTTGAAAAAATTAAAGAGACAGCAGTGAAGGACTCAAGTTTTTCCTATTCGGATGTGGCAGTTTTGTATCGAACAAACGCGCAGTCTCGTATTATTGAGGAATTTTTCATAAAGTCTAATCTGGAATACAACATCGTCGGCGGAACAAAGTTCTATGATCGAAAAGAAATTAAAGATGTTCTTGCTTATTTGCGACTCGTGTCTAACCCTGAAGACGACATTAGTTTGGCTCGAATCGTCAATGTGCCAAAACGTGGAATAGGGGCAACGACAGTCGACAAAATTGCTGCATATGCGACGCAAAATGGCCTCTCGATGTATCGGGCATTGTCTGAGATTGACCATATTGGGGTAACGGCAAGAGCGAAAACAAAGCTTGTTGAATTCCGTGATCAAGTGAGTAACTGGGTCCAACAACAAGATTATTTATCCGTGACAGAATTAGTTGAGGAACTTTTAGAAAAAGTTGGCTATCGTGAAATGTTAAAAGCGGAGCAATCGATCGAGGCCCAGTCTCGACTAGAGAATATCGATGAATTTATATCGGTTACGCAAGAATTTGAAAAAAGAAGTGAAGAAAAAGATTTAGTGTCATTTCTCACCGATCTCGCTCTTGTTGCTGACATTGATCAACTGGATGATGATCAAGCAGAAGCGCCTAAAGAAGCGATTACGCTAATGACTCTTCATTCTGCAAAAGGATTAGAATTTCCTTACGTCTTCTTAATCGGAATGGAAGAAGGGATCTTTCCACATAATCGCTCATTATTTGATGACGATGAAATGGAAGAAGAACGTCGGTTAGCATATGTAGGCATTACTAGAGCTGAAAAAGAGTTGTATTTAACAAGTGCAAAGATGCGAACCTTATATGGAAGAACGAATACAAATGCTCCATCGCGATTTATTGCTGAAATTCCAGATGATTGTACGATTGAACACGGCGTACCTGCTTGGGGGTCACAAAGAGCGTCGGTGGGTAGCGCGGCTTCCTTAGCTGCAAAACGAACGAGTACTAGCCCAATGTCATCAAGAATGACAAACACAGGTGGAGAAGGATTTGAATGGGCTGTAGGCGACAAAGCCTCGCACAAAAAATGGGGCGTTGGGACAGTCGTTAGTATAAAAGGGGATGGCGATTCAGTAGAATTGGATATTGCATTTACGCCACCAACAGGAATTAAACGACTGTTTGCGAAATTTGCTCCTATTTCTAAAGTCTAA
- a CDS encoding iron ABC transporter permease: MKAIMKKPSSIMILLLIIIGFTFLVSLQTGTIQIQPLDVLRTLFGAGSERDALVLFEFRLPRMVIALLVGAALAVSGAILQSISQNELADPGILGINTGAGLAVVVFIYFFQGSLTGVSQLSIFIMPVFAFIGAAFAAFLIYLFAWKKGVTPVRLILVGIAINAAFSALLIVVQLRMEPNDFMQATIWLTGNIWGTTWAYVLTILPWVLILVPLALYKARTLNVMQIGTESSISLGVAMEKERRVLLVLAVALAAISVAVAGGIAFLGLVAPHIARRLVGPKHQVMIPTATLVGACIMLAADMVGRNILAPSEIPVGIVIAILGAPYFLYLLMRTP; the protein is encoded by the coding sequence ATGAAAGCGATTATGAAAAAACCTTCATCGATTATGATTCTTTTATTAATCATTATTGGCTTTACGTTTCTAGTAAGTTTACAAACGGGGACGATTCAAATTCAACCTTTAGATGTGCTGCGAACGTTATTTGGGGCAGGGTCGGAGCGAGATGCGTTAGTATTATTTGAATTTCGTTTGCCGCGAATGGTTATCGCTCTGCTTGTAGGAGCAGCGCTAGCTGTGTCAGGAGCGATTTTACAGAGTATCTCTCAAAACGAGCTAGCGGATCCTGGAATTTTAGGTATTAATACAGGGGCTGGGTTAGCAGTCGTCGTGTTTATTTATTTTTTCCAAGGTTCTTTAACTGGCGTTAGTCAATTGTCGATTTTTATCATGCCTGTTTTTGCCTTTATCGGCGCGGCATTTGCAGCGTTTTTAATTTATTTATTTGCTTGGAAAAAAGGCGTTACACCTGTTCGACTCATTTTAGTTGGGATTGCAATAAATGCTGCGTTTAGTGCATTGTTAATCGTGGTTCAGCTTCGGATGGAGCCGAATGATTTTATGCAGGCGACGATTTGGTTAACAGGAAACATATGGGGAACAACGTGGGCCTATGTATTAACAATTCTACCTTGGGTGCTTATTCTTGTTCCGCTCGCCTTGTATAAGGCACGAACACTAAATGTTATGCAGATTGGCACGGAGTCTTCAATCTCTTTAGGCGTAGCAATGGAAAAAGAAAGACGCGTTCTTCTCGTTCTTGCTGTAGCACTAGCTGCTATTTCGGTGGCTGTGGCTGGCGGTATTGCCTTTTTAGGGTTAGTTGCTCCGCATATTGCGCGAAGACTAGTTGGACCAAAACATCAAGTGATGATTCCAACAGCAACGCTCGTCGGTGCATGTATTATGTTGGCAGCAGATATGGTTGGGCGAAATATACTCGCACCATCAGAAATTCCGGTAGGGATTGTCATTGCCATTTTAGGTGCACCTTATTTCTTGTACTTATTAATGAGAACACCGTAG
- a CDS encoding CamS family sex pheromone protein, translated as MKRWGIIGLSTMLLAGCNVFGGNDDSEEEPEVEITDESLSVIPSVPSEENHYSSVLKDGTYLHGETRGYGVDTGMNRSNLDWFELGLEEVAKDTFDPGSYYFQEGQHLTRETVGSWINRYDEEQNPDGFNPALGIDDDDADLQESIDARKDNPIVLRNILEHNYMQASDNGTYETEGIVIGLALNSVYSFTYEGNPASQEVSANQQESVGVDAAEQIVERIRNGASALDEDLSDVPIIVALFSDKPSNELNAGHFFMKGVFEPGQGGDWSNINQKHIHFPSSEANNEHQYDADRFSQFQSDIQDFFENHVGVVGRARYEENQLAKVVVDINIQYKGQAEVVALTQYAASKAEEYFDDVPVDIEIASMSGVIEGIVSHHPNADPFIYITD; from the coding sequence ATGAAACGTTGGGGGATCATTGGGCTAAGCACCATGTTGTTAGCAGGGTGTAATGTATTTGGAGGGAATGACGATTCAGAAGAAGAACCAGAAGTGGAGATAACGGATGAGTCTCTTAGTGTAATACCTTCTGTTCCTTCTGAAGAAAATCATTATTCAAGTGTGTTGAAAGATGGAACTTATCTTCATGGAGAGACAAGAGGGTATGGTGTCGACACCGGCATGAATCGAAGCAATTTAGATTGGTTTGAATTAGGGCTAGAAGAAGTAGCAAAAGATACATTTGATCCTGGGTCCTACTATTTTCAAGAAGGGCAACATTTAACAAGAGAAACGGTAGGGAGCTGGATTAATCGTTATGATGAAGAACAGAATCCAGATGGCTTTAATCCAGCTTTGGGAATCGATGACGACGATGCAGATTTACAAGAGTCCATTGATGCAAGAAAAGACAATCCGATTGTCCTGCGTAATATTCTAGAGCATAACTACATGCAGGCGAGTGATAATGGCACGTATGAGACAGAGGGAATTGTTATTGGATTAGCGTTAAACAGCGTTTATTCCTTTACGTATGAAGGTAATCCAGCTTCACAAGAGGTATCTGCCAATCAACAAGAGTCGGTCGGTGTAGATGCTGCTGAACAAATTGTGGAACGAATTCGTAATGGCGCAAGCGCGCTTGATGAAGATTTAAGCGATGTACCGATTATTGTAGCCTTATTCAGCGATAAACCGAGCAATGAATTAAATGCGGGTCATTTCTTTATGAAAGGTGTATTTGAACCTGGACAAGGTGGAGACTGGTCAAACATCAATCAAAAACATATTCATTTTCCGTCTTCTGAAGCAAATAACGAACATCAATACGATGCAGATCGGTTTTCGCAATTTCAATCAGACATTCAAGATTTCTTTGAAAATCATGTCGGGGTTGTTGGACGAGCTCGCTATGAAGAAAATCAGTTAGCAAAAGTTGTGGTCGATATTAACATTCAATATAAAGGGCAAGCTGAGGTCGTTGCATTAACCCAGTACGCTGCTTCAAAAGCAGAAGAATATTTTGACGATGTGCCTGTGGATATAGAAATTGCTTCGATGTCAGGCGTGATTGAAGGAATTGTCTCCCATCACCCAAACGCAGATCCGTTTATTTATATAACCGATTAA
- a CDS encoding iron ABC transporter permease has protein sequence MGRQSAASTLEKAKVRSKPVYAFLVLGIGLVVLTAALILSVSFGAAQIEIGTIWSAITEFDPTITEHQIIHDIRIPRALGAAIVGSFLAVAGAIMQGMTRNPLGEPSIMGVMDGAALAIAITFAFSASVSGTGLMTAAFIGAGVGASFVFLIGSFARGGLTPAKLALAGVTVGAFLSAISSGIAIHFNVAQDISFWFAGGLAGMSWTNIRMILPVAVGGLLLAFVLSRSVTVLSLGEDVAKGLGQRILLIKILGIIVVLLLTGAGVAVAGAIGFIGLVIPHITRGLVGVDYRYIIPCSAVLGALLLVLADLAARLVNAPFETPVGAMTALIGVPFFLYLARRDGRKL, from the coding sequence ATGGGGAGACAATCAGCGGCATCAACTTTAGAGAAAGCAAAAGTACGATCAAAGCCAGTTTACGCTTTTTTAGTGCTAGGTATTGGTCTTGTTGTTCTAACTGCTGCACTGATTCTATCCGTTTCTTTTGGGGCTGCTCAAATCGAGATTGGGACAATTTGGTCAGCGATTACGGAGTTTGATCCAACGATTACAGAACACCAGATTATTCATGATATTCGAATCCCAAGAGCGTTAGGCGCTGCAATTGTTGGCAGTTTTTTAGCTGTTGCTGGTGCAATTATGCAAGGTATGACGCGTAACCCGTTAGGTGAACCGTCGATAATGGGGGTCATGGATGGTGCTGCCCTCGCTATTGCGATTACATTTGCTTTTAGCGCGAGTGTGTCAGGAACTGGATTAATGACGGCGGCCTTTATAGGAGCTGGTGTAGGAGCTTCCTTTGTTTTTTTAATTGGCTCCTTTGCGAGAGGCGGGCTAACGCCTGCAAAACTTGCTTTAGCAGGCGTTACGGTTGGTGCGTTTTTAAGTGCGATCTCTTCAGGAATTGCGATCCATTTTAATGTGGCGCAAGATATTAGCTTTTGGTTCGCAGGCGGATTAGCTGGTATGTCATGGACGAACATTCGAATGATTCTCCCTGTGGCAGTAGGTGGCTTGTTATTAGCTTTCGTTCTTTCAAGATCTGTGACCGTTTTAAGTCTAGGTGAAGACGTTGCCAAAGGATTAGGACAGCGTATACTTTTAATAAAAATTTTAGGCATTATCGTTGTGCTTTTGTTAACAGGGGCAGGTGTAGCTGTCGCAGGTGCGATTGGTTTTATCGGCTTAGTGATTCCACACATAACAAGAGGGCTTGTCGGAGTCGACTATCGATATATAATCCCTTGTTCAGCAGTACTCGGCGCATTACTTTTAGTTTTAGCAGATTTAGCTGCTAGACTCGTAAATGCACCATTTGAAACGCCTGTAGGAGCAATGACAGCATTAATTGGGGTACCATTCTTCCTTTATCTCGCTCGACGTGATGGGAGGAAGCTATAA
- a CDS encoding hydroxymethylglutaryl-CoA lyase produces MIHIVEVGARDGLQNEKTVISTEQKIQMLEGFVQAGLTKLEAVSFVHPKFVPAMADAEEILIHWKRPAAIEVAGLALNSRGVDRAMQTSITHLHLSMAVSDAFNLKNSKRSVQDGLADLLPSVREAHSIKPVTAILSTSFGCPFSGSVSELEVMRMVDAFLQAGASKIVLGDTTGMAHPSQVKERVSALFTEFGKDLELGLHFHNTRGLALANTLAGYESGVRHFDASIAGLGGCPYAPLAVGNVCTEDMVHMFEEMGVDTGVNLDSLIGLAQTIQEWFPKPLAGMVMKAGKASELTKQSE; encoded by the coding sequence TTGATACATATTGTCGAAGTTGGTGCACGCGACGGATTACAAAACGAAAAAACAGTTATTTCAACCGAGCAAAAGATTCAGATGTTAGAAGGTTTTGTTCAAGCTGGATTAACAAAATTGGAAGCGGTTTCATTTGTGCATCCTAAGTTCGTTCCCGCAATGGCTGACGCTGAAGAAATTTTAATCCACTGGAAACGACCAGCTGCGATTGAGGTAGCCGGACTCGCTCTTAATAGTCGTGGCGTTGACCGCGCCATGCAAACATCGATTACGCATTTACACCTATCAATGGCGGTTAGCGACGCTTTCAACTTGAAAAATTCGAAACGCTCTGTTCAAGATGGATTAGCTGATTTACTTCCTAGTGTACGCGAAGCACATTCGATTAAACCTGTTACAGCTATCTTATCAACCTCGTTTGGTTGTCCATTTAGTGGATCTGTTTCAGAATTAGAAGTCATGAGAATGGTTGATGCTTTTTTACAAGCTGGCGCATCAAAAATTGTTTTAGGAGACACAACAGGAATGGCTCACCCATCTCAAGTAAAAGAACGAGTCTCTGCATTATTTACTGAGTTTGGCAAAGATTTGGAACTTGGTCTTCATTTTCATAATACAAGAGGGTTAGCACTAGCCAATACGTTGGCAGGTTATGAATCCGGCGTACGGCATTTTGATGCTTCTATCGCTGGCTTAGGTGGATGTCCTTACGCACCACTTGCTGTCGGGAATGTCTGTACGGAAGATATGGTGCATATGTTTGAAGAAATGGGTGTTGATACTGGCGTTAACCTTGATTCATTAATTGGATTAGCCCAAACCATTCAAGAATGGTTCCCTAAACCGTTAGCAGGAATGGTTATGAAAGCAGGAAAAGCAAGTGAACTGACTAAACAAAGCGAATAA